One Planktothrix sp. FACHB-1365 genomic window carries:
- the gshB gene encoding glutathione synthase codes for MKFAFIIDPIEKLNPSHDTSVALMEAAQVLGHEIWVTQVHQLNVIEGQTWALLTPVRLTPIVRDQGRWVVGEIWFSIDQPTLQPLENMDAVFMRTDPPVTIPYLYATYLLDYINPEKTLVINSPHGLRTANEKMYALQFKDCIPTTIVSRDKQVIRDFVEQEGAAVLKPLGGKAGEGILFLEPSDRNLNSLIEISTQQGLYPVMIQRFLPEAKDGDKRIILLNGEAIGAVNRIPTGQEFRGNMAVGGRVAKTEITNREYEICQQLAPKLIADGLYFVGIDVIGGYLTEVNVTSPTGIREIDLLDNVSLGENVIAWVENKIKTRL; via the coding sequence ATGAAATTTGCCTTCATCATTGACCCAATCGAAAAATTAAATCCCAGCCATGATACCAGCGTTGCTTTAATGGAAGCCGCGCAAGTTTTAGGACATGAAATCTGGGTGACACAAGTGCATCAATTAAATGTGATTGAGGGTCAAACCTGGGCACTTTTAACGCCAGTTCGCCTCACTCCCATTGTTAGGGATCAAGGTCGTTGGGTTGTCGGTGAAATTTGGTTTTCTATTGATCAACCGACCCTTCAACCTTTAGAAAATATGGATGCGGTGTTTATGCGAACCGATCCACCTGTGACGATTCCCTATCTTTATGCTACCTATCTTTTAGATTATATTAACCCCGAAAAAACCTTGGTAATTAATTCCCCTCATGGGTTAAGAACAGCCAATGAAAAAATGTACGCGCTACAATTTAAAGATTGTATTCCGACAACTATTGTTAGTCGAGATAAACAGGTGATTCGAGATTTTGTTGAACAAGAAGGTGCAGCCGTTTTGAAGCCTTTAGGCGGAAAAGCAGGGGAAGGAATTTTATTTTTAGAACCTAGCGATCGCAATCTCAATTCTTTAATTGAAATTAGCACCCAACAAGGGTTATATCCGGTGATGATTCAACGATTTTTACCGGAAGCCAAAGACGGAGATAAACGGATTATTCTGTTAAATGGTGAAGCCATTGGTGCAGTGAATCGCATTCCCACAGGTCAAGAATTTAGAGGAAATATGGCGGTTGGCGGACGAGTTGCTAAAACAGAAATTACTAATCGAGAATACGAAATTTGTCAACAATTAGCCCCTAAATTAATTGCAGATGGCTTATATTTTGTCGGAATTGATGTGATTGGAGGCTATTTAACGGAAGTGAATGTTACCAGTCCGACGGGAATTCGAGAAATTGATTTATTAGATAACGTTTCTTTAGGAGAAAACGTAATAGCATGGGTAGAAAATAAA
- a CDS encoding RRXRR domain-containing protein encodes MPTTPARARKWIESGKAVKRYSDCGQFYVQLLVKPSGYTTQNIVIGIDPGKKFSGIGVQSAKFTLYTAHLILPFQTVRERMDARRLMRRGRRGRRINRKVEFSKRNHRQKRFNNRRQGKLAPSIRANRQLELRIVSELFKIYPVTEIRYEYVKADVDLTSGRKQAKSGKGFSPVMVGQKWMLTQLEKLAPVVKIEGDQTASTRKYLGLTKNKTDKSKPEFNTHAVDGVAIAATAFVEYRQYHTAKTDGVNWFGDVVITTAEFRVIRRPPFSRRQLHLMLPAKGGVRRKYGGSTTRHGFRKGDLVKSPKGVGYVSGDTERQVSVSDANWKRLGQIASSKVQLIRRSNGLIVT; translated from the coding sequence ATGCCAACCACACCAGCAAGAGCGAGGAAGTGGATTGAGTCAGGAAAAGCAGTTAAACGCTACTCAGACTGTGGGCAATTTTATGTTCAACTGTTAGTTAAACCGAGTGGATACACAACCCAAAATATTGTGATTGGAATTGATCCGGGCAAGAAATTCTCTGGGATTGGTGTTCAATCAGCTAAGTTTACACTGTATACGGCTCATCTGATTTTGCCATTTCAGACAGTCCGTGAACGCATGGATGCAAGACGATTAATGCGTCGAGGTCGCAGAGGAAGAAGAATTAACCGCAAGGTTGAGTTCTCAAAACGCAACCATCGCCAAAAACGCTTTAATAATCGTCGCCAAGGTAAACTGGCTCCCTCAATTCGTGCTAATCGTCAATTGGAATTGAGAATAGTTTCCGAATTATTCAAGATTTACCCAGTTACAGAAATTAGATATGAATATGTCAAAGCTGATGTTGATTTAACCAGTGGGCGTAAACAAGCTAAATCGGGTAAAGGTTTTTCACCTGTTATGGTTGGACAAAAATGGATGTTAACCCAACTGGAAAAGTTAGCACCCGTCGTTAAGATTGAAGGTGATCAAACGGCATCAACTCGTAAATACTTAGGACTAACCAAGAACAAAACAGACAAATCCAAGCCGGAATTCAACACTCATGCAGTTGATGGTGTAGCGATTGCTGCAACAGCGTTTGTTGAGTATCGCCAATATCATACAGCAAAAACTGATGGTGTTAATTGGTTTGGTGATGTTGTCATTACCACTGCTGAATTTCGAGTGATTCGCAGACCCCCTTTTTCTCGTCGCCAACTTCACTTAATGCTTCCGGCAAAAGGTGGAGTGCGTCGGAAGTATGGAGGTTCTACAACTCGTCATGGTTTTCGCAAGGGTGATTTGGTTAAATCTCCCAAGGGTGTTGGTTATGTGTCAGGAGACACCGAAAGACAAGTATCTGTCAGCGATGCTAACTGGAAACGGTTAGGGCAGATTGCTTCTAGTAAAGTACAGTTAATTCGTCGTTCTAACGGGTTAATTGTTACCTAG
- a CDS encoding trypsin-like serine protease encodes MSTSLTVNAPQPRISVPTSNPDNPAYLVQPGMGLDGVVKIQEINGHSCSGSLLTTGRHILTVAHCVTDEFGQADYSSPSEYTVYFNLPSGTVSIPVSQIYIHPDWTSDTNYNNDIAILELSQPAPEAANRYEIYTGADEVGQIMQKVGYGVPATGNSGEADYSDLVPTKRMGQNRYEASGELFNNYPYYYSNQPGKQLVYDFDNGLPQNDAFGQEFGINDLGLGLSEVNISPGDSGGPAFINGKIAGLTSNGFRSATPGIDVTNALDDSFGEYASDTRVSVYADWINQIINPSPYSGNDNIVGTINNDFLYGYQGNDTLNGLGGDDHLFGGKGGDDLYGDEGNDLLYGNLEFDILWGGLGNDFLAGGQDFDYLYGEEGNDTLTGDQGSDYLTGGSGSDLFILALATSNSDQLLADTIYDFEPSFDQIGLTEGLTEANLTLEFSTNLYSNLPETVIRVTSSNQILGVVSNISPQQLQGHFIWV; translated from the coding sequence ATGTCAACTTCTTTAACTGTAAATGCACCTCAACCTCGGATTTCGGTTCCCACTTCTAATCCCGATAATCCGGCTTATCTTGTACAACCTGGAATGGGGTTAGATGGTGTTGTTAAAATTCAAGAAATTAATGGTCATAGTTGTAGCGGATCATTGCTAACAACTGGACGTCATATTTTAACCGTTGCCCATTGTGTCACAGATGAATTCGGACAAGCTGATTATAGTTCACCTTCAGAATATACGGTTTATTTTAATTTACCCTCTGGGACAGTCTCGATTCCCGTTTCTCAAATTTATATTCATCCCGATTGGACTTCTGATACTAATTATAACAATGATATTGCTATTTTAGAACTTTCTCAACCTGCACCTGAAGCCGCGAATCGCTATGAAATTTATACCGGGGCTGATGAAGTGGGACAGATTATGCAAAAAGTAGGCTATGGTGTTCCAGCAACGGGAAATTCTGGAGAAGCCGATTATTCTGATCTAGTTCCAACTAAACGAATGGGGCAAAATCGTTATGAAGCTTCTGGCGAATTATTTAATAATTATCCTTATTATTATAGTAACCAACCCGGAAAACAATTAGTTTATGATTTTGATAATGGCTTACCCCAAAATGATGCCTTTGGGCAAGAATTTGGCATTAACGATTTAGGATTAGGATTATCAGAAGTTAATATTAGCCCTGGAGATTCAGGGGGGCCAGCCTTTATTAATGGAAAAATTGCGGGTTTGACTTCTAATGGTTTTAGGTCAGCAACACCGGGTATTGATGTTACTAATGCCTTAGATGATAGCTTTGGAGAATATGCTTCTGATACGAGGGTTTCAGTTTATGCAGATTGGATTAATCAAATTATTAATCCTTCTCCCTATAGTGGTAATGATAATATTGTTGGCACGATTAATAATGATTTTCTCTATGGATATCAAGGGAATGATACCCTCAACGGTTTAGGGGGGGATGATCATTTATTTGGGGGAAAAGGAGGAGATGATCTTTATGGAGATGAGGGAAATGATCTTCTTTATGGAAATTTAGAGTTTGATATTCTCTGGGGGGGTTTGGGAAATGATTTTTTAGCAGGAGGTCAAGATTTTGACTATCTCTATGGAGAAGAAGGAAATGATACCTTAACGGGAGATCAAGGCAGTGATTATTTAACTGGAGGAAGCGGATCTGATCTTTTTATTTTGGCTTTGGCAACTTCTAATTCAGATCAATTATTAGCCGATACTATTTATGATTTTGAACCCAGTTTTGATCAAATTGGCTTAACAGAAGGTCTAACAGAAGCCAATTTAACCTTAGAATTTTCGACCAATTTATATTCTAACTTACCAGAAACGGTCATTCGGGTGACAAGTTCCAATCAAATTTTAGGGGTAGTTTCTAATATTTCTCCTCAACAACTTCAAGGTCATTTTATTTGGGTTTAA
- a CDS encoding 2OG-Fe(II) oxygenase, with translation MHHPTLTPTIQDIQVTLLLLGGYQYGITLPSNSPLLLNLLNAVVHRTEQNQDEPPKLFQIPVNGQQQALWFSSDSLVGVITEPPIFIKTQSPSLPATPKAELFNINYWQIDNFLSPEEHQTLLDYAIKQEGNYELTGPATNTADYPEHRNSLVLYYSPEFADIILNRVRAVFWNALEHLNIPPFAITHIDAQLTAHNHGHYFRIHNDNGSERDATRTLTYVYYFYREPKAFTGGELLIYDTHWHGEYAYSKLENFKTIEPLNNRIIFFYSGLMHEVLPVYCPSKQFADSRFTINGWARK, from the coding sequence ATGCACCACCCAACACTCACACCGACGATTCAAGACATTCAGGTGACGTTACTCCTTCTCGGCGGCTATCAATATGGGATCACGTTACCCTCTAATTCTCCTTTACTCTTAAATTTATTAAATGCAGTGGTTCATCGAACAGAACAAAATCAAGATGAACCGCCTAAATTGTTTCAAATTCCGGTCAATGGACAGCAGCAAGCCTTATGGTTTTCTAGTGATTCTTTAGTGGGGGTGATCACCGAACCTCCAATTTTTATTAAAACTCAATCTCCTTCTCTTCCTGCTACACCAAAAGCTGAACTTTTTAATATTAACTATTGGCAAATTGATAATTTTTTATCCCCAGAAGAACATCAAACTCTTCTCGATTATGCGATTAAACAAGAAGGAAACTATGAATTAACTGGCCCTGCAACAAACACGGCTGATTATCCCGAACATCGAAACTCTTTAGTGTTGTATTATTCTCCAGAATTTGCTGATATTATTCTCAACCGAGTTAGGGCTGTGTTTTGGAACGCCTTAGAACACCTGAATATTCCTCCTTTTGCGATTACTCATATTGATGCTCAACTCACCGCCCATAATCACGGCCATTATTTCCGCATTCATAATGATAATGGTTCAGAAAGAGATGCAACTCGAACGTTAACTTATGTTTATTATTTCTATCGAGAACCTAAAGCTTTTACCGGAGGAGAATTATTAATTTATGATACCCATTGGCACGGTGAATATGCTTACTCAAAATTAGAAAATTTTAAAACCATCGAACCTTTGAATAATCGCATTATCTTTTTTTATAGCGGTTTAATGCACGAAGTTTTACCCGTTTATTGTCCGTCTAAACAATTTGCGGATAGTCGATTTACAATTAATGGTTGGGCTAGAAAATAA